A window of Fusarium oxysporum Fo47 chromosome II, complete sequence genomic DNA:
AAGAACCCACGCCGTAGCAACAAGTGCCATACTAATCCCCTTATCAGCCGCAACCTTCTCAACCCGATTCACGATCTCCAAATTGGCATCCGCAAACCACGCTTCCGTCTTCTTATCGCTCTGGCTCCTAATCGACTGATTCGCCTCATCCTTCTTGCTCGACAGAGGCTTGGCGAGAAGACCACGGGCGATGGGACTCCAGGGAATGACGCCAACGCCCGTGGCTTCGCAAAAGGGGAGCATTTCTCGCTCTTCCTCACGGTAGAGGAGGTTGTAGAAGGGTTGCATGGAGATGAAGGGGGTCCAGCCCTTGGATTGGGCGATGTATTGGAGACGGGCGAATTCCCAGGTGTACATTGATGATGCGCCAATGTAGCGGACTTTGCCGGATTGGACGACGTCGTGAAGAGCGCGCATGATCTCTTCGGGGGGTGTTTCACGGTCTAGACGGTGAATTTGGAGGACATCTATACAGTCAGTATGTCACTTACTTTACTAGGTCAGACAGGCTTACCAATGTAGTCAGTTCCAAGTCGTTCAAGACACTTATCAACAGCATGGAAAATATGCTTCCTACTCAACCCCATCTGATTCACAAGCGGTCCATCATTGATACTAGCAGGCCTTGTGCCATCATCCATAACAGGATTAAAGATCTTTGACAAGATAACAACCTTTTGGCGAGGAATGttgaacttcttcaaggCCTTGCCAATGATGACTTCTGACTCGCCATTGGAGTACGTATCAGCTGTATCCCAAGTGTTGATGCCTTGGTCATAAGCagctttgagaagctttaggccatcttcttcgtcgagAACCCAGGGCGAGCCTTGCCATGAGCTTGAACCGAAGGTCATGCAGCCGAGGATGACCTTCGAGATCTTGAGACCTGTGTTGCCGAGTCTGGGCTGTTAATGCGggggtcttggtgatgatggactTGCTTACCTGACGTATTCCATTTTGAAGGCACGTGTGAGGATGGTACTATGTGATGATTATGTGTCTATTGAACAGGTCCTGTTGTTATTTTTATTTGTTTTTAAATGCCGCTTTTATGCCACTCATCTTCATGCCGATCGACTAACGCTGATATCGCCGAACATTTCCTTCCCCGCATTATTCCACCAGGATCATCAACCCCTCACCTCCAACGCCATCCAATCGGCCATCCTTCCAATTGGTCAGCGAGTCATTCATAGTGGGTTTAGAGTCGGGCTAATATCCGCTGGGATCGTGGGGAAGCAGACAAATCTACGTAGAAGAGGCGATGCTTTAAACCACCAAGACAAGACTCATTGCAGCGTCAACAAGCAGCTCGATAACCGCAAGCAATCATGACACCAAATCTTCAGACTATTCCTGTTCCTTCAGCGACAGTTCAGTCGCACGCTTCGAATTTGTTGCAACTCCCTGACAAGACTGTGTTATGTACATGGTTTGGTGGTTCGCAAGAAGGGCTGCCTGATATCAGTATCTGGCTGTCTCGATTAGAACCGGGATCATCATCTTGGACTACCCCGCAAAAGATCTCATTTGATGAGAACAGAAGTTGTCAAAACCCAGTCTTGTTCAGGGCGCCTCACAATGGAGAGATTTGGTTGCTTCATACTTCGCAAGACGCGGGTAATCAGGATGGCGCTTATATCTTGAAGCGCACATCTTCTGACCAGGGTCATACTTGGTCTGAGGCCAGCCGTTTACTCCCTGATGTAACAGGCATCTTTATCAGACAACCCATTGTTATCAATGGCGATGGTACCTGGATTTTGCCAGTTTTCTACTGCCGCACGGAACCCGGTCACAGATGGATCGGAAGTGACGATATATCTGGTGTTCTTTACTCAGATGACAATGGTGCAACTTGGAAGGAGAAGCAAGCACCAGACAGTGTTGGATCTGTCCACATGAACATCATCCCCCCAGTACCCGGCTCTTCATCTTGGGTCGCATTCTACCGCAGCCGCTGGGCAGATAACGTCTACCGCTCAACATCCAATAACGGCATTGATTGGGAAACACCAAAAGCAACAACCCTCCCAAACCCCAACAGCGGTATCTGCGCAGCCCGCTTATCATCAGGCCGTATTGCCATTGTCTTCAACAGATCAAACGCCTCAGCTGATACCCTCAAGCGACAAGGCTTGTACGATGACATCACGCCTGAGGATGATAAGCGACCCAATCAGGTCACAAAGACAGGGAAGGATGCGATTTGGGGAACGCCGAGGAAGACGTTGACGCTTGGAGTTTCGGAGGATGAGGGGCTGACGTGGAGAGAGCGTGTGCTTGAAGATGGGGATGGGTTCTGTGGGACGAATAGTTCTTCGGGTCAGGAGAACAGGGAGTTGAGTTATCCGAGTATTTATATTGAAAAGGATGGGGATAGGGATGTTGCGCATGTAGCGTATACTTGGCATCGGCAGCATATCAAGTATGTTAGGATTGACGATGTTGAGGGATGGGTTCGCTCCAATTGAGAAATAGATCTGAATTGCATAAATAACTTCATAAACCATGTTACAAATGACTTATGTAAAGACCGTGAAATTCAAGAATTTGGGAATTGTTCGATGACCTCATCTCATGAACTATGAAGGTATCGTCCCTCTTTCACATCTGTCTTCTTTGAAGAGGTAAACAAAAttgaatagcttcattttcCTTCTGACTAACCACATACTCCATGCCTGTTCCACAGCTCTATGTATTAATATTAGACACATTTAAACTCTGTCAACTAGCCAGATGTCATCTCCAGTTCGACTTCTTGTATCAAAGGATAATGTTCTACATACGTATCCAACGCCTAGATAATTTCTTCATTTCCTTACCCTACATCAAAATGAACCCATTTCCTGAACCTTTCGCATAGCTGTGACTGGCAAAGAAGCCTTTCTGCTGGCCGCAATCTTGCATCCAATTCTTCAGCCCAGACTCGGTCTGGTTCCCGGCCTAGACGTGGCGTATGATCCAAGAGTGTCCACTCGTCCAATAGGATTTCTCACCGCGACCCATAATCGGCTAAGAGCACCAAGCACTCGCTGCATATCCACCAACGGAACTGGGGCTCTGTAAGTCATAGCGGAAGATTGGCGATATCTCAAGATGGCTTACCCTTGAGATAATGGAAGTTAAAAAGAATGGCTTTTCTGAGATCGAGACACAATATCCACTTCCGCGACGCAAGACTTGCAAACACTAGCAATAGACAACACtcatctttgcttttgcagTAATCCTCATCATGACTCAAACAAAAGAAAACGTTCTAATAACTGGAGCCGGGGGCTTCATCGGCCAAGAACTCATCACATCTCTCCTCAAAGACATGCCCACCGCTCACTTCACCCTCACCGACATCATCACACCTCCCGTCCCCGCAGGAGCAGAAAATCAGGTCACATCCCTCAAAGCAGACCTAACAGATCCCTCAGCTGTTAAATCCCTGCTGTCCAACCGCTTCAGCCACGTCTACATCCTTCATGGTCTCATGTCCGGTGGCGCAGAAGCCAATCTTGACCTAGGACTCAAGATCAACGTCGACTCAGTGCGGAGTATCCTCGACGTACTACGGGCTGAATATCCCGGCACAAAGGTGATATTTGCTAGCTCTTGCGCTATCTACGGCCAGACGGACCTTGTGACGGAGTTTGGCACACTTCCTCAACCTAAAAGCTCCTACGGCATTCAAAAGTTGCTCGTGGAGCTTTTACTCAACGACTACTCCCGCCGCGGTCTTCTCGATGGACGTATCGTCAGATTACCCACTGTTATCGTCCGCCCAGGTGCACCCTCAGCAGCTGCATCAAGCTTTGCATCAGGAATTGTCCGAGAGTCTCTACAAGGAGTCCCCAACATTCTACCCGTTAGCAGAGACCTCGAGCTTTGGGTATGCAGTCCAGCAACAGTTATCAAGAACctcatcaagatcaaagacgTTCCAAAAGAGAAGTTCGGTGATTCGAGGGTGGTGAACTTACCAGGCATTACGGTCACGGTGCAGCAGATATTGGACGCTCTGAAAGAGGTTGGCGGTGAAAAGGCGCTTGCGcagattgaggagaagagagatcCGGCTATTGAAGCAATTGTAAATAGTTGGCCGGCGAGATTTGATGTTTCTAGGGCTTatgggcttgggcttgaggctgatgggAAGGTGTTGGATGCTGTTAAGGCGTTCCATGCAAAGATTGCCAAGGCTTAGTTTGCCGAAGAACTCGGAGGCGAAATTAAAGCATGCTAAAGTcaattttaattattagagTTAGTTTCTTATCACTCTAGGCTAAGTGAGTACTAAGCATAGGCTAAGCTTAGGCTAAGGTATCTAAGCAGGCCTACTTTTAGGATTGTATACCTGGTTAATGCTTTTTATAAGGGATTAAATCTAGGCTACTTGCTTATtttaggtttattattatatttcttatataaaactaagtatatatatctaCTGTTTAATGTTTGATTACTGGCACTGGGAGATGATAAAATATGAAAACATGAGATTCTGGAAATATGGCACTGGGTATGGAGGGAATACATCTTGGCATTCATTAATTTGGCCGCCAATAGCCTCAACATGCAGACATCACTAGTGAGATGTCTAACGCAAGGTACTAGCACGTTTGAATTCTTCTCCCTGTTGGGCTTTACCTGTATGATACGAACTTTATGTATGTCAGATTATCAGAGTTGGTTTTTCCAGCAGAAATCACAGGGCGAAGAGGCCCGCAGTCTTGACTCAGGTTGGCCGAGCTTTCCTCGCCAATCATAGGGCCTTTAGATATGTGCTCAACATCGCATCAGCCGTACGGTACTATCTTAAACATCGTTTGACCATATTTTCTATTTCTGTTGAGATAGAAATAGATTCGTATCCGGCTTTCTAACAAAGTTATCCTGTTCTTAGGAAGCAATCGAAGCTGTGGCTGTTGGGGTTTGGGTAGACCTGCATATTGGGCTGAAATAACATGCACAGCCCTGCGATTATTTGTTATTGTTCTCATTTTGCATAGCCTGTCaataattatatactacAGGATTCCATGAGATTCCATGAGGCAGTAAACATAAATGCCCGGTAGTGCTACCATCAAATTGGAGAAAACGCGAGAGCTTGCGCTGAACTCAACAATGGATCCATTTTCTATTGCAGCAGGCTGCGTGGGGTTTTATGAGGCCGTCGTCAGAACTGTTCCAGTTGTCATTTCCTTTATCAACTCAGTCAATTGTGCAAGAGACGAATTAAGCAAGATATATGACCAACTCCAACAATTAAACCTTGTTCTCTGTCGTATTCAGCAAGACATTGGGCCGAAGGAGGATACGTCTGACCAGGACCGAGACCTCATATTTACGATTATCAACAGATGCCTTGAGGCAGTAAAATCTATCAACACAATCACTGAGGACCATACCAAGTGGTTTGGGCCTGGTAAATGGGCCCTTTACGGCAAAGAAAAATGTCAGTTGATCAGCAAGAGCCTGGAGGAGTCTATCAGAGACCTAAACCTTGTATTACAAGGGCGAAACAGGTAAGCGATAAAACTGTTCTCTATCGGATGGAAGCTTGACTGAAAATGAAACAGTACGGTTCTGCATACGATCCTGATGCAGAACAACCTTTCAGCCCTCCAGAGCGATGATATGCAGCGGGATGTAGGCACGATCTTGGGAGACACGGATTATTTGAAGCGTCAGACGTCAGAGCAAACAGACACCATTGCTGCTATGAGCCAGACAATTTCAGAAATGCACactctgcttcttcagaaTACTATGCTTTCCTGGGACGAATACACTTTTCAGGATTCCTACGGCAAACAGCGGAAAATGTCTAATAATAGCGAGTCCATCTTTCGTCATTTTCATTACTCCGCCAGTGAAAGGTATGGTCTCTCCATTGCTCTTGCTATTATATCTATCGGGAATGCAACTAATTTAACAAAGCGAAGAAAACTCCTCAATGGAAAACTATGATTTCAATGAATATCTTGGTACAGACCAGTCATCGGTAGCCGAACAGTTTAAATGGGAGGCAGAAAATTGTTCGTTTGTTTCCAGTGGAGACTTCCCTCCGTACACTGAAGCACCCGGGATAGCTTGCCAAGATCCCCTAATGGCAGTAGAGTCATTGGGAAAGTCTGCTGAGAGCCCCATTGCggccaagttcaagacagATGTACATGCAAAGGCAAGAGCGGCTAATCCAAAGGGTACTCAACACCTTTGTTTAAGTCCGAACGCGATTAGCAAAGATGGCAAAGCTCGACGCCAAAACGTCAGTCTCCAGAACGGTAGCCCAGAACAAAGGAGCATAAAGGGCCAAATGGTTATTCATGATTTTCAACGACAAGTTAGAGCAAGGAGAGTTGGCTGTTAAAAGCCAACTGGAATCTCATGCAAGGTTTATAGAAAGCATCTCACCATAAATCCACATTCGCTGTCCTAAAATCATTGCCTATTGCTTGTCAAAGAGACTAACACTTGAATCCAATTTCCTAGTTTCTTCAGAAAACCATAATTAAGTACATTCTGAAAGAATCACTCAGCTAAGCTTTGAAGGGGATATGCCGCTTAAGTAGGATAATATAGCTTGTGGGTTCTTTAAATATAATCGGTCGAGGTAGGGGCGCCGCAGAGGAAAAAACCCATAGCTAGTAAATAGAGAGTAAAACTATATTAGAGTTAGTCTGTTGTTTGGTGACTAGTAGTGACTGAGTGGAAGTGGATCATGGATAGCCCTGATTAATTAAGAAAAAGGTTAAATGTAGTTATCATACAGATAGGTAGAATGGAGTCTAAATAACAGGCAGAAGtctagatataataatttattaaagtataagACCACTTATTATAGCAATATGATTAAGTTTTAGGAGTAAGAAGCCTTATACTAGCTTATTACTCTAAGCATAGAAGGATTAAATTATAGCAAAGCTCTGGGAGTATATTAAGGGATTGAAAAGTAAtatcttaaattataaatagctTTAGAAGCTACCTCTGGTTAAGGTTACTATTACAGCTGTATAGTCTAAAGTATAGTAATACTCCAGGTCTTGGTCCTATTTCTGAGACCAGGAGCTTAAGGTAAATAGCTCTAGTATAGGCTAATAAGGTGCTAATAGGGGGGTGAGTGGTGCTATAAATGCGGCAGTCTTTAGCAGAACACATATCGCTTGAGTTTTGTCTCAGGATATCAATATATTTATGCAGgaatagtaataaataattatGTGACATGATTGTTGACTGGAGAACAAGTCGGGTACACGTGCTCGGCTCGCTCATTCTGGCTGATGTGTAAAATGCTGAGCATGCTATCGGTGTAGGGCTGGAGACGGCTCGTACCTTCTTAATACCTAATTTGGAATGGCGTTTGAGTGGCCACGAACGTAAGGGAAATGCTAGGGGGTTGGAAAATGGTCCGCAACGCTGCAATAGCCAATGTCGGTaaaaggccaaggccaactTGAAGCTTTAGATACAGAGGTCAAAACATAGAAGAAGAGTGAAAGATGATTTGCAGGGTAATATTGTGTACATGTATGCTACTTCGAGAAAAGATCTATGTGCTATCGAGATGTGCTCTCTCATCGTGAAAAACCACTACAGCTTCGATAACAGACGTGTGTACGCATTACCAACCACCATATGATCAACATCCAGCGTATTCAGCAAGCTGGGTCTTGCTTCACTCAGCGATGTTATACCGCAAAGTCGCATTGAGGTTTCAAGCTCATCTTTAAGAACTATAATTCGTTAGCTTCATCGTCGTGGCGCGACATACAAAACTCACTATGGCAGAGATGCTCGGCACCGTCTTGGCCGTGAATAAGAGAGTACAGGAACGGCCGACCGATACCAACTGCTGTTGCTCCAAGAGCGATGGCCTTCAAGATATCCGATCCCCGCTCGAAGCCGCCGTCGATGTAGACTTCAAGCTGATCAAAAACCTCTGGGCAGTTCTTCCGTAGTTCTAGAAGTACCAAGATACTGGCTTGAGCGCTGTAAAAGATTAGCTTTGACCTTTCAACGGAAGAACATATGACTTACCCGTCTAACGACCTTCCACCATGGTTACTCAACAGCACACCCTCAACACCGTACTCCGCCGCTTTAATAACATCCTCAGCAGTCTGAACACCCTTCAACACAATGGGTAAACCCCCGCTCGCCTCCCGAATCCAAGCCAAGTCATCCCAACACAATGACTTGTCAATATACTGCGCCATAAGACGTCCAAAGCCACTCCCCTTCTTATCCTTACTGCTCTCACCACCACTGATCGCCGACTTGACAGTTTGCTCCTGCGCAGCTCTCTCATCTGCCTCGCGCTTCCCTGGTACAGGCGCATCAACTGTTACAAAGATTGCTTTGACGCCGAGACCACGGACCGTTTTGAGTAGCTCGACGGTCTTTTCGTGGTTGGAGTTGACGTATagttggaagaagaagggctgTGTTGAGGGAGCGGCTTTGACTATTGACTTCAACGAGAAGGAAGCGTTACTTGAGATCTAGCAACCGTTAGCTAAGAACTTTGAGTGTTGGCAAATGGGTTTACTTACACATTGGATGATGCCCTCGTTGGCCGCCGCCCGACTAAGCGCCAGCTCCCCATCGGGATGAGCAAGTCTCGCCATCGCAGCAGGAGAAACAAAGAACGGTGCGCTACTATCGAAACCAAGAATACTGGTCTTGTAGTTCACTTGCGACACGTTCCTCAAGATCCTGGGTCTGATCATGACTCTCCGCACCAGCTCCTTATTCTTCCCGTGGGTGACGAGATCTGTCGCAGCGGAAGAGTAAAACGCCCATGTTTTCGCGGACAGGGAATCTTGCGCTGCCTTTTCAAAGTCAGGAGCACTTAAGATTGCATCTAACGATGGGATTGTTTTGGTCTTTGGTGTCGAGGGGACGTCGTTCGTTTGTGTTGGTGATGTAGGGGGCGGTACGGGATCGATCTCGGTAGTTTTAGGCGTCGGTCGACTAATTGCAGACTCCTCGAGGAGCCCAATTAATTTGTCGCTTGGAAGGTCTTCGATGATATCAGGCGCGTGGACATCGTTATACAGTTCCGTGGCATCAGAACCAGCGAGGTTCAACAAAACTAGCCATCATGATTAGTCTCGCTACAACCCCCAGATTTGCTCAACATACCTTCTGGACCACCAGGATGCTCATTAATAAAGTGTGTAATATCCCAAACCTTGGAATGAACAGCTATCCAGCAGTCATTGGCCGTGTTATGCTGTTTCAAGTCGTCCAAAGACACTCTTCTCGTCTCAATTGATGTCTCCATGATTGCTGATAGTATTGACTGAACCTCCAAGAACAAAACAAGTTGTAGGCCTTGAAAATAAGCTAATCACCAAAGCTGCAATTTACTATCTCCAGAAACTGTTTACAGCCCGGAAATGCCGAGTATCGGGCTGGGGTCACGGAGAACCCTCCCATTGGCTGCTTTCGCCGCCCGGGAATGTCTCCGGGCGTTCAACCCCGCATTGGGCTTTGGAGTTTTGGTGCACTTAAGAGCTCGGAGATAGCATGGACGATTACTGCATCAAGCGATATCTTCATTACACAATCATTCCTAAGTGAGAACCAATCTATCATTCACTAGTCACATTATCAGTCAATCATCAAAATGGAACGCAGCACAATCCAAGCCAAGGCAAAGCCCCTCCCCCCAGGAGTCTACACCCCCGTCGTCACACTCTACAAAGCAGACGACCCAACCCAACAAGTAGACCATGAAGCAATGCACACCCAATGTCAAGCCTTAATCAAGGCAGGCATGCACGGTCTCGTCTATCTCGGCACGAATGGCGAACTAGTTCTCCTCTCACGAGAAGAGCGCAAAGCCATCATCAAAACAGCGGTGCAGGCCGCTTCTGCAGCCGGTGGACCTGACTACCCCATTGTGGCAGGCATCTCAGCACAGTCCACGCAGGAGTCGATCCAGAACGCCAAAGATGCAGCGGAGGCTGGAGCTGG
This region includes:
- a CDS encoding NADP-dependent oxidoreductase domain-containing protein, with translation MEYVRLGNTGLKISKVILGCMTFGSSSWQGSPWVLDEEDGLKLLKAAYDQGINTWDTADTYSNGESEVIIGKALKKFNIPRQKVVILSKIFNPVMDDGTRPASINDGPLVNQMGLSRKHIFHAVDKCLERLGTDYIDVLQIHRLDRETPPEEIMRALHDVVQSGKVRYIGASSMYTWEFARLQYIAQSKGWTPFISMQPFYNLLYREEEREMLPFCEATGVGVIPWSPIARGLLAKPLSSKKDEANQSIRSQSDKKTEAWFADANLEIVNRVEKVAADKGISMALVATAWVLQKGCYPILGLNSEKRIKESVEALNVKFTKEELEYLESEYRPRNIQGM
- a CDS encoding BNR repeat-like domain-containing protein, which gives rise to MTPNLQTIPVPSATVQSHASNLLQLPDKTVLCTWFGGSQEGLPDISIWLSRLEPGSSSWTTPQKISFDENRSCQNPVLFRAPHNGEIWLLHTSQDAGNQDGAYILKRTSSDQGHTWSEASRLLPDVTGIFIRQPIVINGDGTWILPVFYCRTEPGHRWIGSDDISGVLYSDDNGATWKEKQAPDSVGSVHMNIIPPVPGSSSWVAFYRSRWADNVYRSTSNNGIDWETPKATTLPNPNSGICAARLSSGRIAIVFNRSNASADTLKRQGLYDDITPEDDKRPNQVTKTGKDAIWGTPRKTLTLGVSEDEGLTWRERVLEDGDGFCGTNSSSGQENRELSYPSIYIEKDGDRDVAHVAYTWHRQHIKYVRIDDVEGWVRSN
- a CDS encoding FMN-dependent dehydrogenase-domain-containing protein gives rise to the protein METSIETRRVSLDDLKQHNTANDCWIAVHSKVWDITHFINEHPGGPEVLLNLAGSDATELYNDVHAPDIIEDLPSDKLIGLLEESAISRPTPKTTEIDPVPPPTSPTQTNDVPSTPKTKTIPSLDAILSAPDFEKAAQDSLSAKTWAFYSSAATDLVTHGKNKELVRRVMIRPRILRNVSQVNYKTSILGFDSSAPFFVSPAAMARLAHPDGELALSRAAANEGIIQCISSNASFSLKSIVKAAPSTQPFFFQLYVNSNHEKTVELLKTVRGLGVKAIFVTVDAPVPGKREADERAAQEQTVKSAISGGESSKDKKGSGFGRLMAQYIDKSLCWDDLAWIREASGGLPIVLKGVQTAEDVIKAAEYGVEGVLLSNHGGRSLDGAQASILVLLELRKNCPEVFDQLEVYIDGGFERGSDILKAIALGATAVGIGRPFLYSLIHGQDGAEHLCHILKDELETSMRLCGITSLSEARPSLLNTLDVDHMVVGNAYTRLLSKL